From one Onychomys torridus chromosome 12, mOncTor1.1, whole genome shotgun sequence genomic stretch:
- the Fetub gene encoding fetuin-B, with protein MALLRLLVFCTLAACCVAHSPPQTPLPSFQLPRSCNDSEVLAVAGFALQSINQDRKDGYVLSLSRVHDAWDHFQEDMGSVFYLTLDVLETDCHVLSKKAQKDCNPRALHKSVYGQCKALFHINKPRRVLYLLAYNCTLRPVSQRKIHFMCPDCPGPVDLSDPRVLEAATESLAKFNSESPSKQYSLVKVIRATSQWVNGPSYFVDYLIKESSCTKSEASCSLQSSDSEPVGLCHGSLMQGPLEKSVSVTCEFFESQAQVPGSENTAVTQESKKQPSMEDEAAQKNKASVNSPSVTAPKGSVQHLPDLDAGKPEASKEKSPEEAFPVQLDLTTDPQGEKLDVSFLYLGPEEKKLVVFPFPGKESRSPECPGPAGETNPLILPP; from the exons ATGGCTCTGCTTCGACTTCTGGTATTCTGCACCCTGGCTGCATGCTGCGTGGCTCACTCTCCTCCCCAGacacccctcccctcctttcagCTTCCCCGGAGCTGTAACGATTCTGAAGTGCTGGCAGTTGCAGGCTTCGCCCTGCAGAGCATCAACCAAGACCGAAAGGATGGCTACGTGTTGAGCCTCTCCCGAGTGCACGATGCTTGGGACCACTTCCAG GAGGACATGGGATCTGTGTTCTACCTCACACTGGATGTCTTGGAGACTGACTGCCACGTGCTGAGCAAGAAGGCACAGAAGGACTGCAATCCGAGGGCTTTGCACAAGTCT GTTTATGGTCAATGCAAAGCACTATTTCACATTAACAAGCCAAGAAGAGTTCTCTATTTACTTGCTTATAACTGTACTCTTCGCCCAG TTTCTCAAAGAAAGATTCATTTCATGTGCCCTGACTGCCCGGGCCCTGTTGACTTGTCGGACCCCAGAGTTCTAGAAGCTGCCACGGAGTCGCTTGCCAAGTTCAACAGCGAGAGTCCCTCAAAGCAGTACTCACTCGTCAAAGTCATCAGGGCTACTAGCCAG TGGGTGAATGGCCCTTCTTACTTTGTGGATTATTTGATCAAAGAGTCATCATGTACCAAATCCGAGGCCAGCTGTTCCCTCCAGTCCTCTGACTCTGAG CCTGTCGGTCTTTGCCACGGTTCCCTGATGCAAGGACCCTTAGAAAAGTCTGTGTCTGTGACGTGTGAGTTTTTCGAATCTCAG GCTCAGGTCCCTGGAAGTGAGAATACTGCTGTTACCCAGGAGTCCAAGAAACAGCCCTCCATGGAGGACGAGGCCGCTCAGAAGAACAAAGCTTCCGTCAACTCTCCCTCCGTAACTGCGCCAAAGGGATCTGTCCAGCACCTCCCTGACCTGGATGCTGGGAAGCCGGAAGCCTCCAAGGAAAAGAGTCCTGAGGAAGCCTTCCCTGTGCAGCTCGATCTAACCACGGATCCCCAGGGGGAGAAGCTGGATGTTTCCTTCCTCTACCTGGGGCCTGAGGAAAAGAAGCTGGTGGTTTTTCCTTTCCCTGGGAAGGAAAGTCGCTCCCCTGAGTGCCCAGGGCCCGCAGGGGAGACCAACCCTCTGATCCTCCCGCCCTGA